A stretch of DNA from Arachis hypogaea cultivar Tifrunner chromosome 19, arahy.Tifrunner.gnm2.J5K5, whole genome shotgun sequence:
CCATTCCTTCAAGGATTCACAGCCCATGGACCAGGGCGATTTCTCGCGACTCGCTGAGTCAATGGCCGAGTTCGTTGAGTCCAAAACCAAGATCTCCGTGGGACCCATCCACCGCCCCCCGCTGCTATCCAGGAACCAGTTGATCTTGATCGTCGTTGCGTTCCTCATTTGGATTCCGTTCTTCGTGAAGAAGCTTTTTTCGGGTCAGACACTGCTCCATGACCCGAAAGTGTGGTTAGCGGGTTCTGTTTTCGTTTACTTCTTCAGCGTTTCTGGAGCTATGCATAACATCATCAGGAAGATGCCAATGTTTCTTTTGGACCGCAACGATCCTTCCAAGCTTGTGTTCTTCTACCAGGGCTCCGGGATGCAGCTCGGCGCCGAGGGATTCGCCGTCGGGTCCTTGTACACCGTGGTGGGGCTCTTGCTGGCTTTTATGTCGCAGGGTCTTGTAAAGGTGAAGAATGTGACTGTTCAGAGGGTGGTTATGATGTTCGCCTTGTTGGTTTGTTTCTTGGCTGTGAAGCAGGTTGTGTTCTTGAATAACTGGAAGACTGGTTATGGTATTCATGGCTTCTGGCCCTCTAGTTGGAATTGACAGAGCAATTGGCACCAAGCACGGTCTGCGATTCTTATACTCTTTGGTTTCATATATATATTTGAGATGTTTGCATTCTGTTCTTGAGATGCCTATGTTACAACTACTACACTATCTTAACTTTGTTGCTGTTGTTGCCCTTTTTGTGGGAAAATTCTGAGTATTAGATCATTTTACTAAACTGTCATTGCTTACGTTTTGATTGATTAATGATCATTTAGAAGCTGTTGCATTGCATATTTATGAAGTTGTGTAGCTGAGTGAGTGACTCTTAGTGACGTTCCTAGAAGTTACAACTGAATAATATTAGCTCTAATAGAACCATTGGTTTGAAACTTTGCAATTGCTATCCCAAGTTCAACACCGTAGATCAAAACAAAAATCCCTTCATGGACATGGTACTATGGTCAGTGAACTGTGAACATGAGACATTTATACCCAACCAGAAAGACAGATATACCTAGGAACCCATGTCTATATCTAGGAAAAGGATCCTTGATAATCTTGAGAGAGCATGAATAATGATAAGTTATCCAAGAAGAAAGGCTACATAGAAAACAAACCTGCATGTAATATGCAAACACCCTTCAGTCTTCTCCACAT
This window harbors:
- the LOC112775341 gene encoding probable dolichyl-diphosphooligosaccharide--protein glycosyltransferase subunit 3B, with product MAPPPTLPLFLVFLLVVATLTASSSSSDTNDERVEELLSLQSRSKSGIIRLNDQSLSRFLTSVATPRPYSIVIFFDAAQLHDKTELRLRELHQEFSVVSSSFIANHNISHPSRSKLFFCDIEFKESQFSFTQFGVNALPHIRLIAPNHSFKDSQPMDQGDFSRLAESMAEFVESKTKISVGPIHRPPLLSRNQLILIVVAFLIWIPFFVKKLFSGQTLLHDPKVWLAGSVFVYFFSVSGAMHNIIRKMPMFLLDRNDPSKLVFFYQGSGMQLGAEGFAVGSLYTVVGLLLAFMSQGLVKVKNVTVQRVVMMFALLVCFLAVKQVVFLNNWKTGYGIHGFWPSSWN